A window from Anomalospiza imberbis isolate Cuckoo-Finch-1a 21T00152 chromosome 8, ASM3175350v1, whole genome shotgun sequence encodes these proteins:
- the ANKRD22 gene encoding ankyrin repeat domain-containing protein 22 isoform X1 yields the protein MSVKHVLMNAVFSLQPICQAAYNNDFNKVHLLLERNSNCLNVQDSFLGDTPLICACRQGNNRIVNYLLRKHADVNLRNKKDRTCLHYAVRKRFTFLDYVLIIILMPVMLIGYLLMVSKTKQNEYLVKMLLRAGVDVNATDSSGSTALHYACEMKNQAVIPLLLEAHADTSVKNQDGETPLDIARRLQFHNIESMIRKDS from the exons ATGTCAGTGAAACACGTGCTGATGAATGCTGTCTTCTCACTTCAGCCCATCTGTCAGGCAGCTTATAACAACGATTTCAATAAAGTTCATCTCCTTTTGGAGCGCAACAGCAACTGTTTGAATGTCCAGGACAGCTTCCTTGGAGACACCCCCTTAATTTGTGCATGTAGACAAGGAAACAACAGGATAGTTAACTATCTTCTTAGGAAACATGCTGATGTCAACCTCAGAAATAAG AAGGACCGGACTTGCCTCCATTATGCTGTGAGAAAACGGTTCACCTTCCTTGACTATGTGCTCATCATAATCCTCATGCCAGTTATGCTCATTGGATACCTTCTCATG GTCTCAAAGACAAAACAGAATGAATACCTGGTCAAGATGTTGCTTAGGGCCGGAGTCGATGTGAATGCTACAGACTCT tctggcagcacagcccttcACTATGCTTGTGAAATGAAAAACCAGGCAGTCATTCCTCTACTGCTTGAAGCTCATGCAGACACTTCTGTAAAGAATCAG GATGGGGAGACTCCCTTAGATATAGCAAGAAGATTACAGTTCCACAACATTGAAAGCATGATAAGAAAAGATTCTTAG
- the ANKRD22 gene encoding ankyrin repeat domain-containing protein 22 isoform X2, with protein MGILYSEPICQAAYNNDFNKVHLLLERNSNCLNVQDSFLGDTPLICACRQGNNRIVNYLLRKHADVNLRNKKDRTCLHYAVRKRFTFLDYVLIIILMPVMLIGYLLMVSKTKQNEYLVKMLLRAGVDVNATDSSGSTALHYACEMKNQAVIPLLLEAHADTSVKNQDGETPLDIARRLQFHNIESMIRKDS; from the exons ATGGGGATACTCTATTCAGAG CCCATCTGTCAGGCAGCTTATAACAACGATTTCAATAAAGTTCATCTCCTTTTGGAGCGCAACAGCAACTGTTTGAATGTCCAGGACAGCTTCCTTGGAGACACCCCCTTAATTTGTGCATGTAGACAAGGAAACAACAGGATAGTTAACTATCTTCTTAGGAAACATGCTGATGTCAACCTCAGAAATAAG AAGGACCGGACTTGCCTCCATTATGCTGTGAGAAAACGGTTCACCTTCCTTGACTATGTGCTCATCATAATCCTCATGCCAGTTATGCTCATTGGATACCTTCTCATG GTCTCAAAGACAAAACAGAATGAATACCTGGTCAAGATGTTGCTTAGGGCCGGAGTCGATGTGAATGCTACAGACTCT tctggcagcacagcccttcACTATGCTTGTGAAATGAAAAACCAGGCAGTCATTCCTCTACTGCTTGAAGCTCATGCAGACACTTCTGTAAAGAATCAG GATGGGGAGACTCCCTTAGATATAGCAAGAAGATTACAGTTCCACAACATTGAAAGCATGATAAGAAAAGATTCTTAG
- the LOC137478069 gene encoding lysosomal acid lipase/cholesteryl ester hydrolase-like — MNKTGQKDVYYIGHSEGSATGFIAFSTYPDLSQKIKAFFALAPVVTITHATSPLVMITRLPQPLIRLLLGCKGLLQYNELLNGPATQFCACLGKVCGNIFCYIAGGMIQNMNTSRTDSYTGHYPAGTSVQNVIHWQQIKHADQFQAYDYGCKENMKKYNQTAPPEYKIEEIKIPTAVWSGGQDKFADPTDMARLLPRITNLIYHEHFPTWGHLDFLWGLDATEKMYLKIIKLLKKYA; from the exons ATGAATAAAACTGGACAGAAGGATGTTTACTATATTGGTCACTCTGAAGGGTCAGCTACAG GCTTCATAGCATTTTCTACTTATCCTGATTTGTCTCAGAAGATTAAAGCATTCTTTGCTTTGGCACCAGTGGTCACCATCACACATGCTACCAGTCCTCTGGTAATGATTACCCGGCTTCCCCAGCCACTGATCAGG ttaCTACTTGGCTGCAAAGGACTTCTTCAATACAATGAGCTGCTGAATGGACCTGCAACACAGTTCTGTGCGTGTCTGGGGAAAGTTTGTGGCAATATCTTCTGCTACATAGCCGGGGGCATGATACAAAATATGAACACG AGTCGAACAGATTCATACACGGGACATTACCCAGCTGGAACATCAGTACAGAATGTTATTCATTGGCAGCAG ATAAAACATGCAGACCAATTCCAAGCTTATGACTACGGCTGTAAGGAAAACATGAAGAAATACAACCAG ACTGCTCCTCCTGAGTACAAGATAGAGGAGATAAAGATACCAACTGCTGTTTGGAGTGGTGGACAGGACAAATTTGCAGACCCAACAGATATGGCAAGGCTACTTCCTCGGATTACTAATCTCATTTACCATGAGCATTTTCCTACATGGGGACATCTTGATTTCCTCTGGGGCCTTGATGCAACTGAGAAAATGTATCTGAAAATTATCAAACTACTAAAGAAATATGCTTAA